From the genome of Rarobacter incanus, one region includes:
- the pglX gene encoding BREX-1 system adenine-specific DNA-methyltransferase PglX has protein sequence METSPLKSFGTWARRELITQVSARLTAVLAPASPERVENQRAVTMLERDIAAAGGGAKGKDAVADKVAYTWFNRIIALRFMDANGYTGVGVVSPAHGQQTGQPEILADAKRGSIDPAVVSNKRTLDAITGLLDGTRPSTDAQGEAYTLLLAEYCRYWNRSMPFMFEREGDYTELLIPANLLAADSILSKAASTLTAEVCRDVEVIGWLYQFYIAERKDEVFAGFKKGKKAGTAEIPAATQLFTPHWIVRYLVENSLGRLWMLNHPSSRLIEQMDYYVAPLDEETDFLTISSPEELKIIDPACGSGHMLTYAFDLLYAIYEEEGYAPSEIPELILTHNIYGTEIDPRAGALAAFALTMKARARQRTFLSRRVEPNICVIGPIAFSPDDLDSLVTRGGDKHAEQAFWNQFARADLLGALIDPDPDLSLRLAQHVSTLDDKGDLIFDNIIQRARRALRQAEFLTPRYAVVVANPPYMGSKNMDPALAAFAKLEYADSKSDLFAMFIHRCLDAAVAGGLVGLMTPFVWMFIGSYLPIRKRLVERETVMSLIQLEYSGFDGATVPICAYVAQRGHRDVSAAFVRLSDFIGPNVQGPKALEIIQADRRRKAEPSGTTDGMERHMHRVNPGDFAKVPGHPFAYWLSSAMRNAFTVGKPLRTIAEPKVGLQTGDVNRYLRRWWEVSGNRLATNCESAAQLAERSARWIPYDKGGDFRKWYGNQEFVLDWESNGNSVRKNPSARPQNTEYFFRKHIGMTAVSSGDPAFRMYPVGFAFDNASRGLFIESEEISADVIGFANSIVALSLLKATSPTLNYNVDEMAGLPVCAGAPRATVEQMISAARMDWDSFETSWNFVGSSLRIDQGKPAEIDLGDRAAAVSAHWATFASSQQARESENNRTTAEAYGLEHEVDVDVALHRVSLARNVEFRYGPGKKIEEYLELENLDSISELVSYAVGCMFGRYSLDKPGLILADQGATLQDYIAKVSAPTFAPDADNVLPIVDGDWFEDDIVARLRQFLRAAFGEQHFEDNLRFVEESLGVKNLREYFVTRAGRSRFYDDHVKRYKKRPIYWLFSSPKGSFNALIYMHRYTPSTVSTVLNEYLREFESKLEANLQHQERLAAGDGTPREKAAALKEAERLRKVLVELSEYEHDVLYPLASQQVAIDLDDGVKANYPKFYPALKKIAGLEANRE, from the coding sequence ATGGAAACCTCACCGCTGAAGAGCTTCGGCACGTGGGCCAGACGCGAGCTCATCACTCAGGTCAGCGCCCGCCTGACCGCCGTGCTCGCACCAGCATCGCCGGAGCGAGTCGAGAACCAGCGCGCCGTGACCATGCTCGAACGCGACATCGCGGCCGCCGGCGGCGGAGCCAAGGGCAAGGATGCTGTGGCCGACAAGGTCGCCTACACCTGGTTCAACCGCATCATCGCCCTCCGCTTCATGGACGCCAACGGCTACACCGGTGTTGGCGTGGTCTCGCCAGCCCACGGCCAGCAGACCGGGCAGCCAGAGATACTCGCAGATGCCAAGCGTGGCAGCATCGACCCCGCTGTTGTCAGCAACAAGCGCACCCTCGATGCCATCACTGGACTCCTCGACGGAACCCGCCCCAGTACAGACGCCCAGGGTGAGGCCTACACCCTGCTACTCGCTGAGTACTGCCGCTACTGGAACCGCTCGATGCCGTTCATGTTCGAGCGCGAGGGCGACTACACCGAACTCCTGATCCCCGCGAACCTTCTCGCCGCGGACTCCATCCTCAGCAAGGCCGCATCGACGCTCACAGCAGAGGTCTGCCGCGACGTTGAGGTCATCGGCTGGCTCTACCAGTTCTACATCGCTGAGCGGAAAGACGAAGTCTTCGCCGGATTTAAGAAAGGCAAGAAGGCAGGCACCGCTGAGATTCCCGCCGCGACCCAGCTCTTCACCCCACACTGGATCGTTCGTTATCTCGTCGAGAACTCCCTCGGCCGCCTCTGGATGCTCAACCATCCGTCCTCTCGGCTCATCGAGCAGATGGACTACTACGTCGCCCCTCTTGATGAGGAGACAGACTTCCTCACGATCAGCAGCCCCGAGGAACTGAAGATCATCGACCCTGCCTGCGGCTCCGGCCACATGCTCACCTACGCCTTCGACCTGCTCTACGCGATCTACGAAGAAGAAGGCTACGCACCCTCCGAGATTCCCGAACTGATCCTTACCCACAACATCTACGGCACCGAGATCGACCCGCGCGCAGGCGCACTGGCAGCCTTCGCGCTCACAATGAAGGCTCGTGCGAGGCAGCGCACGTTCCTCAGCAGGCGGGTCGAGCCGAACATCTGCGTCATTGGTCCGATTGCGTTTAGTCCCGACGACTTGGACTCCCTCGTCACCAGAGGCGGCGACAAGCACGCAGAGCAAGCGTTCTGGAACCAGTTCGCTAGAGCTGATTTGCTCGGTGCCCTCATCGACCCCGATCCAGACCTGAGCCTCCGACTTGCCCAACATGTGTCGACGCTTGACGACAAGGGCGACTTGATCTTCGATAACATCATCCAGCGGGCTAGGCGCGCTTTGCGGCAGGCCGAGTTCCTCACACCCCGCTATGCCGTGGTCGTGGCGAACCCGCCCTACATGGGGTCGAAAAATATGGACCCAGCCCTCGCCGCATTTGCCAAGTTGGAGTATGCGGACTCGAAGTCCGACTTGTTCGCGATGTTTATTCACCGATGCCTTGACGCAGCGGTCGCCGGTGGGCTTGTGGGGCTTATGACCCCATTCGTTTGGATGTTCATCGGCTCCTATCTGCCCATACGGAAGCGTCTGGTCGAGCGAGAAACAGTCATGTCGCTAATTCAGTTGGAGTATTCGGGCTTTGATGGAGCGACAGTGCCGATCTGTGCGTACGTGGCACAGCGTGGCCATCGGGACGTATCCGCAGCCTTCGTGCGGCTGTCTGACTTCATTGGCCCGAATGTTCAAGGACCTAAGGCGCTTGAGATCATACAGGCGGATCGAAGAAGGAAGGCGGAGCCTAGCGGAACGACTGATGGCATGGAGCGGCACATGCACCGTGTCAACCCCGGTGACTTTGCAAAGGTTCCAGGGCATCCATTCGCCTACTGGCTTTCCAGTGCCATGCGAAACGCATTCACGGTGGGGAAACCTCTTCGAACTATCGCCGAACCGAAGGTAGGACTCCAAACTGGTGATGTTAATCGTTACCTGCGGAGATGGTGGGAAGTCAGCGGCAACCGACTGGCTACCAACTGCGAGTCGGCAGCGCAGTTGGCTGAGCGCAGTGCCCGTTGGATTCCATACGACAAAGGTGGAGACTTCCGCAAATGGTACGGAAATCAGGAGTTCGTACTGGACTGGGAGTCCAATGGTAACTCGGTTCGCAAGAACCCCAGCGCACGTCCCCAGAACACCGAGTACTTTTTCCGAAAGCACATCGGCATGACTGCGGTGAGTTCGGGAGACCCAGCGTTCCGCATGTACCCCGTAGGGTTTGCCTTCGACAACGCATCAAGAGGACTCTTCATAGAGTCAGAGGAGATAAGTGCAGACGTTATTGGATTCGCAAATTCAATTGTCGCGCTATCGCTACTGAAGGCCACCTCTCCGACCTTGAACTACAACGTGGATGAGATGGCTGGCTTGCCAGTTTGCGCAGGAGCGCCGCGCGCGACGGTCGAACAGATGATCAGTGCGGCAAGGATGGACTGGGACTCGTTCGAGACATCATGGAATTTCGTTGGTTCGAGTCTGCGCATAGATCAGGGCAAACCAGCCGAAATCGATCTCGGTGATCGCGCGGCCGCAGTCTCAGCGCATTGGGCCACGTTCGCGTCTTCTCAGCAGGCCCGCGAGAGTGAGAACAACCGGACGACCGCTGAAGCCTACGGACTTGAGCACGAAGTGGATGTCGATGTGGCCCTCCATCGTGTGTCGTTGGCACGAAACGTTGAGTTTCGCTACGGCCCTGGCAAGAAGATCGAAGAGTATCTGGAGCTAGAGAATCTAGACTCCATCTCTGAGCTTGTGTCCTATGCAGTCGGCTGCATGTTCGGTCGATACAGCCTCGACAAGCCAGGCTTGATCCTCGCCGACCAGGGGGCAACGCTTCAGGACTACATCGCGAAGGTGTCGGCGCCGACCTTCGCTCCCGATGCAGACAACGTTCTCCCGATCGTCGATGGCGACTGGTTCGAGGACGACATCGTGGCGCGTCTTCGCCAGTTCCTGCGAGCGGCTTTCGGAGAGCAGCACTTCGAGGACAATCTCCGGTTCGTTGAGGAGTCGCTTGGGGTCAAGAATCTGAGGGAGTACTTCGTTACCCGTGCCGGGCGGTCGAGGTTCTACGACGACCATGTGAAGCGCTACAAGAAGCGCCCGATCTACTGGCTGTTCTCCAGCCCGAAAGGATCGTTCAACGCGCTGATCTACATGCACCGCTACACGCCGTCCACGGTCTCAACGGTGCTGAACGAGTACCTGCGCGAGTTCGAGTCGAAGCTGGAGGCGAACCTCCAGCATCAGGAGCGTCTCGCAGCCGGGGACGGTACACCTCGCGAGAAGGCAGCGGCACTGAAGGAAGCCGAGCGGCTCCGCAAGGTGCTGGTGGAACTCAGCGAGTACGAGCATGACGTGCTCTACCCGCTGGCGTCTCAGCAGGTCGCCATCGACCTCGATGATGGGGTGAAGGCCAACTATCCGAAGTTCTACCCGGCCCTCAAGAAGATCGCAGGCTTGGAGGCCAATCGTGAGTAA
- the brxC gene encoding BREX system P-loop protein BrxC: MQLTEIFAKDVQRPIEGVIKADDVAHLGTEVDEYVLTNEAAKGLELLLEAYTDYTNANGVWISGFFGSGKSHLLKMLAHLLGDVEGDNFPRERVSESFRAKATDAFLPPLLHKADRIPAKSLLFNIDQKATLISKDQTDALLRVFVKVFDESRGYYGDQGHIARFERQLDDEGQLDAFKDAFLEVSGRDWVERRPSFGLPTVRRQVNEAYAQITGLDATTAPDILKTYQDTYSVSIEDFADEVRAWLNKQPAGYRLNFFVDEVGQFIGSNTHLMLNLQTIAESLNTKCGGRAWVFVTSQEDMDKVVGDRTKQQGYDFSKIQARFKTRVKLTSADVEEVIRKRLLEKNDKGTQVLEAVYAQESANFKTLFDFVDGAKTYRNFTDEAHFVGTYPFVSYQFPLFQAAIEGISDHNVFEGRNSSVGERSMLGVVQQVAKDIGDVEIGSLATFDAMFAGIRASLKSAAQRSIDRAERDLPDSGSLVTMLAVRLLKALFLVKYVESFQATPRNLTVLVYDRFGLDLPALSKQVQEALTLLETQTYVQRNGNVYEYLTNEEQVIEEEIKNVEIDSSEVSTRLNKILSGDVVKTSKLRYTKNGQDFPFGYKLDDQAFGQQRELSLHFITPEYPYGPEEIRMHSAGKDELRVILAPDDRVLADLRLLIKTEKYTKRKQTSSLSPVEEQILRAKATQNAQREKELVERIRRAVGRADLVINAADLSVASQDAVTRITDGFQDLIARTYTQLSLLDGRTYSEQQVAGFANPDQSGMIDDASIHALAAPADEVLSYLLQRDRLGEQVTVKKIIEHFQAKPYGWDLASIECVTAWLVGTSKITLTVDSNILKRSEVASALRNTQKHSHAVVAPQKTFDQRKIAALRAFCTDFFDEPAVPKDPLELARHTSERLRAKCEELKARVSGSKYPFVTQLDAPIALLESVVGKPDDWYLTDFAIADDLLDAKSDLIDPIQAFLGGAQRKIYDEATELLASNASNLNYLPSGSSQDVAQLLADPQAFRGNRMTKLKAATVELQARIDEALVANRDGALLEIDSRWAPLQTSTIYLEATDGAQHSVTQKVSAILDRIDRENQIAVVREIANTFEERTYPAILDQLAASPRSNDANGGDEHAPAQIKKQTVSVKSISATGISGVLETEEDVDRYLDALRTALVQALNDDKRIAL, from the coding sequence ATGCAGCTCACCGAGATTTTCGCCAAGGACGTCCAGCGGCCCATCGAGGGCGTCATCAAGGCCGACGACGTTGCGCACCTGGGCACCGAGGTCGACGAGTACGTCCTGACCAACGAGGCCGCCAAGGGGCTGGAGTTGCTGCTTGAGGCGTACACGGATTACACCAACGCGAACGGCGTGTGGATTTCGGGCTTCTTCGGCTCCGGTAAATCGCACCTCTTGAAGATGCTCGCACACCTCCTCGGCGACGTGGAGGGTGACAACTTCCCTCGCGAGCGTGTCTCGGAGAGCTTCCGCGCCAAGGCGACGGATGCGTTCTTGCCGCCGCTGCTCCACAAGGCTGACCGCATCCCGGCGAAGAGCCTCCTGTTCAACATCGACCAGAAGGCGACCCTGATCAGCAAGGATCAGACCGACGCCCTACTACGCGTGTTCGTGAAGGTATTCGACGAGTCCCGCGGCTACTACGGCGACCAGGGTCACATCGCGCGGTTCGAGCGGCAACTCGACGACGAGGGCCAGCTCGACGCGTTCAAAGACGCCTTCCTTGAGGTGTCGGGCCGGGACTGGGTAGAGCGCCGGCCGAGCTTCGGGCTCCCCACTGTGCGACGCCAGGTCAACGAGGCATACGCACAGATCACCGGGTTGGACGCGACGACCGCGCCCGACATCCTGAAGACCTATCAGGACACCTACTCGGTGTCGATCGAGGACTTCGCCGACGAGGTGCGCGCCTGGCTGAACAAGCAGCCTGCCGGCTACCGGCTCAACTTCTTCGTCGATGAGGTCGGGCAGTTCATCGGCTCCAACACCCATCTGATGCTGAACCTTCAGACGATCGCAGAGTCCCTCAACACGAAGTGCGGCGGACGGGCCTGGGTGTTCGTGACCTCGCAAGAGGACATGGACAAGGTGGTCGGCGACCGCACCAAGCAGCAGGGCTACGACTTCTCGAAGATTCAGGCGCGGTTCAAGACCCGCGTGAAACTCACCTCCGCCGACGTAGAAGAGGTCATCCGCAAGCGCCTGCTGGAGAAGAACGACAAGGGCACGCAGGTGCTCGAAGCGGTCTACGCGCAGGAGTCAGCGAACTTCAAGACCCTGTTCGACTTCGTTGATGGCGCCAAGACCTACCGAAACTTCACCGACGAAGCCCACTTCGTCGGCACCTACCCGTTCGTGAGCTATCAATTCCCGCTGTTCCAGGCCGCGATCGAGGGCATCTCCGACCACAACGTGTTCGAGGGCCGCAACAGCTCCGTCGGAGAACGCTCCATGCTCGGCGTCGTCCAGCAGGTCGCCAAGGACATCGGCGATGTCGAGATCGGGTCACTGGCAACCTTTGACGCGATGTTCGCCGGCATCCGCGCGTCGTTGAAGTCCGCAGCACAGCGCTCGATCGACCGCGCCGAGCGTGACCTCCCCGACAGCGGCTCACTGGTCACCATGCTCGCGGTGCGGCTACTCAAGGCGCTCTTCCTGGTGAAGTACGTGGAGAGCTTCCAGGCCACCCCGCGCAACCTGACTGTGCTGGTCTACGACCGATTCGGGCTCGATCTGCCCGCGTTGTCCAAGCAGGTTCAGGAAGCGCTGACGCTGCTGGAGACGCAGACCTACGTGCAGCGCAACGGCAACGTCTACGAGTACCTGACCAACGAAGAGCAGGTGATCGAGGAAGAGATCAAGAACGTCGAGATTGACTCCTCCGAGGTCTCCACCCGGCTGAACAAGATTCTGTCCGGCGATGTCGTCAAGACCTCCAAGCTCCGCTACACCAAGAACGGGCAGGACTTCCCGTTCGGGTACAAGCTCGACGACCAGGCATTCGGCCAGCAGCGCGAACTCTCACTGCACTTCATCACTCCCGAATACCCGTACGGTCCGGAAGAGATTCGGATGCACTCGGCAGGCAAGGACGAGCTCCGTGTGATCCTCGCTCCCGACGACCGTGTTTTGGCCGACCTGCGGCTGCTGATCAAGACCGAGAAGTACACCAAACGCAAGCAGACCAGCTCGCTGTCTCCGGTCGAGGAGCAGATTCTGCGCGCCAAGGCGACTCAGAACGCTCAGCGGGAGAAGGAACTTGTCGAGCGCATCCGACGGGCCGTGGGACGTGCCGATCTCGTGATCAATGCTGCGGACCTCAGTGTGGCGTCACAGGATGCGGTCACGCGGATCACTGACGGGTTCCAAGACCTCATTGCCCGGACCTACACCCAGCTGAGCCTCCTTGACGGGCGGACCTACTCCGAGCAGCAAGTTGCCGGGTTCGCGAACCCCGACCAGTCCGGGATGATCGACGACGCCTCGATCCATGCGCTCGCAGCACCGGCAGACGAGGTGCTGTCGTACCTGTTGCAGCGTGATCGGCTCGGCGAGCAGGTGACCGTCAAGAAGATCATCGAACACTTCCAGGCCAAGCCCTACGGCTGGGACCTGGCCTCCATCGAGTGCGTCACAGCCTGGCTCGTCGGCACCTCGAAGATCACCCTCACTGTCGACTCGAACATCCTCAAGCGCAGCGAAGTCGCTTCCGCACTGCGCAACACGCAGAAGCACTCCCACGCCGTCGTCGCTCCGCAGAAGACCTTCGACCAGCGCAAGATTGCGGCACTGCGCGCGTTCTGCACGGACTTCTTCGACGAACCTGCCGTGCCGAAAGACCCGCTCGAACTTGCCCGGCACACCAGCGAACGCCTTCGGGCAAAGTGCGAGGAACTCAAGGCGCGAGTCAGCGGTTCGAAATACCCATTCGTGACTCAGCTCGATGCGCCGATTGCTCTACTGGAGTCCGTCGTTGGCAAGCCCGACGACTGGTACCTGACCGACTTCGCAATCGCCGACGATCTGCTCGATGCGAAGAGCGACCTCATCGACCCGATCCAGGCATTCCTCGGCGGTGCCCAGCGCAAGATTTACGACGAGGCAACCGAGCTGCTCGCCAGCAACGCGAGCAACCTGAACTACCTGCCCTCCGGCAGCAGCCAGGATGTGGCGCAGCTCCTCGCCGACCCGCAGGCCTTCCGCGGCAACCGGATGACGAAGCTCAAGGCCGCCACCGTCGAACTCCAAGCCCGCATCGACGAGGCGCTCGTCGCAAACCGCGACGGAGCACTCCTGGAGATCGACTCCCGATGGGCACCGCTTCAGACCAGCACGATCTATCTCGAAGCAACCGACGGAGCGCAGCACAGCGTGACTCAGAAGGTCAGCGCGATCCTTGACCGGATCGATCGGGAGAACCAGATTGCCGTCGTCCGGGAGATCGCGAACACCTTCGAGGAACGCACCTACCCGGCCATCCTCGATCAGCTCGCAGCCTCTCCTCGCAGCAACGATGCGAACGGAGGCGATGAGCACGCCCCGGCACAGATCAAGAAGCAGACGGTCTCAGTCAAGAGCATCAGCGCCACCGGCATAAGCGGCGTGCTGGAAACCGAGGAGGACGTCGATCGCTACCTTGATGCGCTGCGCACCGCACTGGTCCAGGCCCTCAACGACGATAAGCGCATCGCGCTGTAG
- a CDS encoding DUF1788 domain-containing protein, with the protein MTPHELSRQEEHLFAVLSGERFLKMEGLSNEVPFFIYPYEPEHALDVAKAKKRVKNRLAGKGIEVREINLYDLSVDVLKQRGDWDEVLEVEPELDKAEFTEMLQSMLNPQQHLAPAIRERLADGEFDIVFLTGIGEVFPYIRSHNVLNNLQSVVVGRPMLMFFPGRYEQSDTLGSSLVLFGRLKDDQYYRAKNILEQEP; encoded by the coding sequence GTGACGCCCCATGAACTTTCGCGCCAGGAGGAGCATCTGTTCGCGGTGCTCAGTGGCGAGCGCTTCCTGAAGATGGAGGGCTTGTCCAACGAGGTCCCGTTCTTCATCTACCCCTACGAGCCGGAGCACGCGCTTGATGTGGCGAAGGCCAAGAAGCGCGTCAAGAACCGCCTGGCCGGCAAGGGCATCGAGGTACGCGAGATCAACCTCTACGACCTGTCGGTCGACGTCCTCAAGCAGCGCGGCGACTGGGATGAAGTGCTTGAGGTCGAGCCCGAATTGGACAAGGCCGAGTTCACGGAGATGCTGCAGTCGATGCTCAACCCGCAGCAGCACCTGGCTCCCGCGATCCGAGAGCGGCTCGCAGACGGCGAGTTCGACATCGTGTTCCTGACCGGGATCGGCGAGGTCTTCCCCTACATCCGGTCTCACAACGTGCTCAACAACTTGCAGAGCGTTGTGGTGGGCCGGCCGATGCTCATGTTCTTCCCCGGCCGCTACGAGCAGTCCGACACGCTCGGCTCATCGCTGGTGCTGTTCGGCAGGTTGAAGGACGACCAGTACTACCGCGCCAAGAACATTCTGGAACAGGAACCGTGA
- a CDS encoding DUF1819 family protein has protein sequence MSITSQGQDRYALSFTSGALLTREAVIAAPLFLEVRDWGLVRDRLRSKNLLQARTASSGFRLAREVAQRLAVLTDPELELLRDASPSERGHLMWVAACRRYALIGDFAEEVVRERFLLLTPTLGYDDFDSFVRGKALWHPELVEVKDSTLQKLRSTVFRMLTEAGLLAGSEIVNAALSERVRDALDVQLPSDLRYLPARDIKEVSL, from the coding sequence ATGAGCATCACGTCTCAGGGACAGGACCGATACGCCCTGTCCTTCACCAGTGGTGCCCTCCTGACTCGGGAGGCGGTGATCGCCGCGCCGCTCTTCTTGGAAGTTCGTGACTGGGGTCTGGTTCGAGACCGGCTCCGTTCAAAGAACTTGCTCCAGGCTCGAACCGCCTCGTCCGGATTCCGGTTGGCGCGCGAGGTCGCGCAGCGATTGGCGGTGCTCACGGACCCGGAGCTGGAGTTGCTGCGAGACGCCAGCCCCAGCGAACGCGGTCACCTGATGTGGGTCGCCGCATGCCGTCGCTACGCGCTCATCGGCGACTTCGCGGAAGAGGTAGTACGCGAGCGCTTCCTCCTACTCACTCCCACCTTGGGATACGACGACTTCGACAGTTTCGTTCGTGGGAAGGCGCTGTGGCACCCCGAGCTCGTAGAGGTGAAGGACTCGACGTTGCAGAAGCTCCGGTCGACCGTGTTCCGCATGCTGACCGAGGCTGGACTGCTTGCAGGCAGCGAGATCGTCAACGCGGCCCTGTCAGAGCGTGTCCGGGACGCACTCGACGTTCAGCTACCAAGTGACCTCCGCTACCTCCCGGCCCGCGACATCAAGGAGGTCTCGTTGTGA
- a CDS encoding helix-turn-helix domain-containing protein: MAEPWLSADDIAAHLGVTKDTVYTWIAEKAMPAHKVGRLWKFQASEIDDWVRRGGAAAASEPSPPG, translated from the coding sequence GTGGCTGAGCCGTGGCTGTCCGCTGACGACATCGCCGCCCACCTCGGGGTTACCAAAGACACCGTCTACACCTGGATCGCCGAGAAGGCCATGCCCGCCCACAAGGTCGGACGCCTCTGGAAGTTCCAAGCCAGCGAGATCGACGACTGGGTGCGACGAGGCGGCGCTGCCGCCGCCTCCGAACCCTCCCCGCCAGGGTGA
- a CDS encoding lysophospholipase, which produces MGAAIALQLADRPRHEGLIAALVLDSPVLNWAEVIKANCVQSGLPAAAGHLAIPWLTLAPLARTVGLPGRIPLRSFDWTSRAVELNTPTLILHGTRDDSVPIRLSQALRDARPELVELETFDAGYTLCWNADPDWWQNAVTAWLKVRIPR; this is translated from the coding sequence ATGGGTGCCGCGATCGCCCTTCAGCTGGCCGACCGGCCTCGACACGAGGGGCTGATTGCCGCGCTCGTCCTCGACTCACCAGTCCTCAACTGGGCCGAGGTCATCAAGGCCAACTGCGTCCAAAGCGGACTGCCCGCAGCAGCCGGGCACCTCGCGATCCCGTGGCTCACCCTCGCCCCGCTGGCTCGCACCGTCGGCTTGCCGGGCCGCATCCCACTTCGCTCCTTCGACTGGACATCCCGAGCCGTAGAGCTCAACACGCCGACCCTGATCCTCCACGGCACCCGAGACGACTCCGTGCCGATCCGGCTCTCACAAGCACTCCGAGACGCCCGCCCGGAGCTCGTCGAACTGGAGACCTTCGACGCCGGCTACACCCTCTGTTGGAATGCTGACCCCGACTGGTGGCAGAACGCAGTGACCGCCTGGCTCAAGGTGCGCATCCCACGCTGA
- a CDS encoding MAB_1171c family putative transporter — MIQTLVATLMWALVASLLIFRRKRTDRNITYAALAIAIAMTLGVDGIYTVVDPLLGRTSLATLLADALLMTGLFFLGRGVMKSGEYRPGLVRAAVSVPMLVISLLSITITFLFIDRGPTTTQFMSDLGAQPATAAYSIINFSYGGIVIATMLTLAARRYRHSTGIQRLPAALLTLGSAFGVALCLAVIVMDIAHVTGRLDLMHAVQPAYGPLSLLTFLFLCAGFAAQPAVRRAQHYLRDKRTSALAAQLESLWNRATHLRPGLSQADPPAARTEDPEGRLHREIVEIRDAMIDPRITFRTSRTERTLLERAESHLLGHDRTAVAPPRVDEEDGAR; from the coding sequence ATGATCCAGACGCTCGTCGCGACGCTCATGTGGGCGCTCGTGGCGAGCCTGCTCATCTTCCGTCGCAAACGCACCGACAGAAACATCACCTACGCCGCACTCGCCATCGCCATCGCGATGACGCTGGGCGTCGATGGCATCTATACAGTCGTCGATCCGCTCCTCGGCCGCACGAGCCTCGCGACCCTACTCGCGGACGCCCTGCTGATGACCGGACTCTTCTTCCTCGGACGTGGCGTCATGAAGTCCGGCGAGTACCGGCCTGGGCTCGTCCGCGCCGCCGTCAGCGTCCCCATGCTCGTGATCTCGCTCCTCTCGATCACCATCACGTTCCTGTTCATCGACCGCGGCCCGACGACCACGCAGTTCATGAGCGATCTCGGCGCTCAACCCGCCACTGCCGCGTACTCGATCATCAACTTCAGCTACGGCGGCATCGTCATCGCCACGATGCTGACTCTCGCCGCACGGCGATACCGGCACAGCACCGGCATCCAACGCCTGCCCGCAGCACTGCTGACGCTCGGGTCAGCCTTTGGCGTCGCACTCTGCCTCGCCGTGATCGTCATGGACATCGCCCACGTCACCGGCCGGCTCGACCTCATGCACGCCGTACAACCCGCCTACGGGCCACTGTCGCTCCTGACGTTCCTGTTCCTCTGCGCCGGATTCGCTGCACAACCCGCCGTCCGCCGCGCCCAGCACTACCTGCGCGACAAGCGCACATCCGCCCTCGCGGCACAGCTGGAGTCACTCTGGAACCGAGCGACGCATCTGCGGCCCGGTCTGAGCCAAGCAGACCCGCCCGCCGCGCGCACGGAAGACCCCGAAGGACGACTGCACCGAGAGATCGTCGAAATCCGTGACGCGATGATCGACCCCCGCATCACGTTCCGCACCAGCCGAACCGAACGCACACTGCTCGAACGCGCCGAGAGCCACCTCCTCGGACACGACCGAACAGCCGTCGCTCCGCCACGCGTAGACGAAGAGGACGGTGCCCGATGA